Genomic DNA from Halorussus rarus:
TACAGCCTCGACCGGCTCGGCATCCCGCTCGTGGAGATCGGCACCGACCCCGACATCCGGTCGCCCGCGCAGGCCCGCGAGGCCGCCGAGACCATCGGGATGCTGCTGCGCTCGACCGGCAAGGTCAAGCGCGGGCTGGGCACCATCCGCCAGGACGTCAACATCTCCATCGCCGAGGGCGCCCGGGTCGAGGTCAAGGGCGTCCAGAGCCTCGACGACATCGACGACCTCGTCGAGAACGAGGTCCACCGCCAGGTCCGCCTGCTCGAGCTCCGCGACGAGCTCCGCGAACGCGACGCCTCGGTGGGCGACGTCGCGGACGTGACCGACGTGTTCGCGGACACCGAGTCGGGCGTCATCGAGTCGGCCATCGAGTCCGGCGGCAAGGTCACCGCGGTCCCGCTCTACGACTTCGACGGCGTCGTAGGCGCCGAGCTCCAGCCCGACCGCCGCCTGGGCACCGAGCTGTCGGACCACGCCAAGCGCCACGGCGCGGGCGGCATCTTCCACACCGACGAGCTCCCGGCCTACGGCGTGACCGACGAGGAGGTCGCGGCGCTCCGGGACGCGGTCGGCGCGGGCGACGACGACGCGGTCGCCATCGTCGCGGCCGACCCCGAGACCGCCGACCTCGCCATCGAGGCGGCGGCCGAGCGGGCCGCGACCGCGCTGGAGGGCGTGCCCGAGGAGACCCGCGGCGCCAACGAGGACGGCACGACCCGGTACCTCCGGCCGCTGCCCGGCGCGGCCCGGATGTACCCCGAGACCGACGTGCCCCCGGTCGAGCCGGACGCCAGCGAGGTCGAAACCCCCGAACTCCTCACCGAGAAGGTCGAGCGCTACCGGGACGAGTACGGCCTCGACGCGGGGCTGGCCGAGCAGGTCGCGTACGGCGAACGCATGCCGCTGTTCGAGCGCGCGGTCGAGGAGTTGGGCTCGGACCCGACGCTCGCGGCCCAGACCGTCGAGAGCACTGTGACCGAGCTCCGGCGCGACGGCGTGCCGGTCGAGAACCTGGAGGAGGACCACTTCCTCGAGACGCTCGAACTGGTCGCCGCGGGCGAGACCGCGAAGGGGAACGTCGGCGAGGCGCTGACTGCGCTCGCCGAGAGCCCCGACCTCACCGCCGCGGAGGCGGTCGAGCGGGAGGGCCTGGGCAGCGCCGACGAGGACGAGGTCCGCGAGGCCATCGTCGACGTGGTCGAGCGCAACCAGGGCCAGGTCGAGGAGCAGGGGATGCAGGCGTTCTCGGCCCTGATGGGCGAGGCGATGGGCGCGCTCGGCGGGAGCGCCGACGGCGACCAGGTGAGTCAGCTCCTGCGCGAGGAGATCCAGAAGCGGGCCTGAGAACGGAGCCGAAGACTGTGACGGGGGCAGAACCTCTTTCAGGGTCGGTCTCGTCACGCCGAGACGATACGTGATCGGAAGCGCCTCCCGACCATGACTGATTCGGACGAGGGCGTGTCCCCGTCGGGTGCGACGCTATCGTACGGAAACATCCTGGAACGGGAGATACAGAACGCGCTCAAGGAGATGCGACGACCCCGAGGTGGGCTCTTTCTGTCGGGGCTGTCGGCCGGCTTGACCGTGAGCTTCGGCGCGCTGTTCATGGGGATGGCGCTGACGTTCTCGGGGGGGTTCGAGTCGATGCTGACCCAGCAGGTCACGCTGGCCAGCGTCTCCTCCATCGGCTTCCTGTTCGTGATCCTCGGCCAGACCGAGTTGTTCACCGCCCACACGACGATGGCCGTCCTCCCCGTCCTCGACGGCCGAGCCTCGGTGGTCGACCTCGCACGACTCTGGGCCGTCGTCTACGCGTCGAACTTGCTCGGCTGTGCCGCGTTCGCCGGCCTGATAGCGCTCGTCGGACCGCCGATGGACATCGTCGACGCCCGGGCGTTCGGTTCACTGGCGCGTGCGCTCGTGCCGCTTTCGTGGTGGGTGATCCTGCTGAGCGGCGTCGTCGCCGGGTGGTTGATGGGTCTCGTCACGTGGCTCGTGGCCGCGAGTCGGGACACGGTCAGCCGGGTGTTGCTCACCGTCGTCGTCACGGCGGGCATCGGCTTCGGTCCGTTTCACCACTCGCTCCTGGGAACGACGGAGGTGCTCTCGGCGCTGTTCCTCGGAACCGGCGTCACGCTCGCCGAGTACGCCCACTTCCTCGGGTGGACCACCCTCGGCAACGTCGTGGGCGGGTCGGTGTTCGTCGGCCTGCTCAACTACGGCCACGCCGCGTTCTCGGGCGAGGAGACCGACACGGCCGCCGGGGAGTAGTGAGTCGGGACCCCCGCGTGGTTACGATTCCGGACGAACGTCGGTCGGACGCCGCGACTGGTTCCGAGGACGAACGCGAAGTACGCGAAGTCCGACTGGCCCGGTCGGTCCGTGCCGGGGAGGGCGAGTCCGTCGTCGGCCGTCCGGTAGTACTCGGCGGCGTAGTGGAGCGCGAACGCGGTGTGGAGCGCCATCCACGCGAACAGACCCCGGTCGCGCTGGCGAGCAGTTTGGCGGTGTCCCGCGGCGTTCCGGACCCGGTCTCGAGCGTGAACAGGACGAACGCGAACGCGAGGCCGGCGAAGCTGATGAACACGACGAGCGTGAAGTCGACCGCGCGTCCCGGCCGCAACTATCCCAGCAGCGAGCCAGCCGCCTCGGTCCGGGCCCAGCCGCTCGTCTCCTCCGGGGTCTGTCGAACCACCAGAAGCCAGGAGAACGCCAGCCAGGCCGCCGCGTACCCGTTCCACGCCAGGAGTATCCGGGTCTCGGTCACGAGGTCGGGTCGCAGGAGGTAGACCCCGACGAAGCACGCGACTGCCAGCGGCGTCGGGACCCGGTCGAGCGGGCGGCTCGCGTACCGTGCAGCGGTCGTGAGCATCGGAGCGGTACGGTCGGGATACCGCCCCGAGCGGACTAAACGTATCGGCGCCGCCGCGAACAGACGATACGCGTCCGCGGCCGCCTACAGCGGCGTGCGCCGCCGGACGCCCGAGACGACCTCCCGCGTGACGACCGACCACCGGGGGTCGCTGACCCGGCGCGAGAGCCTGTAGGCGACCCACACGAGCAGGACCGCGAACGCGGCGTCGGTCACCCAGTGGACGCCGAGGTACAGCGTCGAGAGGACGATGGCGACCGCCAGCACCCCGGCGGTGTAGGCGTACCGCGTGTCGGCCTTCTGGGCGTACAGCGCCGCCAGCACCGACAGGCCGGTGTGGAGGCTCGGGAACGCCTTCACGAGCGTGTCGGTCGAGAAGATGCCGTACTGGATGGCCGGACTGAGCTCGTACATCAGCGGCTCGACCGTCGAGAGGTACAGCGACGACACCTTCACCGGGAACAGCAGGAAGAACGGCACCGCCGTCACGACGACGATGATGTACGCCAGCGCGTAGCGGTGGGCCTCCTCCTCGTCGTGGGCCTTCAGCTTGAAGTACGTGAACAGCACGACGAACGGGAAGCCGACGAGGTAGACGCCGGTCGCCAGCACGGTCAGCGGCGTGGCCGTGACTGCCTGGAACGCCGCGACGGTCGCGCCCTCGACGGCGTAGATGGCGCCGGTGAACGTCCGGGCGACGTGGAAGTGCATCGCCAGCGTGTTCACGATCTCGGTGACGATCCACGCGACCCCGAGGTACTTCCAGTCGGTCTTCAGGAAGTCGACCAGGAGCGTGCGGAACCGCTCGTCCGGGAGGAAGAGCCGCTTGCCGACGAGCATGGCCGCGACGCTCGGGACCGCGACGAGGAGGGTGAACTGGGTACCGAGCGGGAGGGAGGCAAACATAGTATCGAGTAGCTACGCTCCTATCTGATAAAAGATTTGACTATCTGTCCGCCGCCGTGCGAACTGCACTCTAAGAACCTGTAGCATTGAAGGAACCCCCACTACCGTCTCGCACGTTGGCGGGCGAGCCGGAAAACCGTTCGGGCGACCGCGGCCGGTTCGGGGCAGCCGGCCCCGGTGTCGCCCGCCGACGGATGCCGAGTGCGGGCTCAGT
This window encodes:
- the gatE gene encoding Glu-tRNA(Gln) amidotransferase subunit GatE, whose amino-acid sequence is MTDYDHDYEELGLVAGLEIHQQLDTETKLFCECPTELREPEESTRRFTRFLHPTKSELGELDQAAVEESRVDREFEYLAYDSTCLVEADDEPPHRLDDEAQEVVLEIAQLLDMEPVDQAHVMRKIVVDGSNTSGFQRSTLMATDGEIETSEGPVGVEDLLLEEESAQRVAETDEGVRYSLDRLGIPLVEIGTDPDIRSPAQAREAAETIGMLLRSTGKVKRGLGTIRQDVNISIAEGARVEVKGVQSLDDIDDLVENEVHRQVRLLELRDELRERDASVGDVADVTDVFADTESGVIESAIESGGKVTAVPLYDFDGVVGAELQPDRRLGTELSDHAKRHGAGGIFHTDELPAYGVTDEEVAALRDAVGAGDDDAVAIVAADPETADLAIEAAAERAATALEGVPEETRGANEDGTTRYLRPLPGAARMYPETDVPPVEPDASEVETPELLTEKVERYRDEYGLDAGLAEQVAYGERMPLFERAVEELGSDPTLAAQTVESTVTELRRDGVPVENLEEDHFLETLELVAAGETAKGNVGEALTALAESPDLTAAEAVEREGLGSADEDEVREAIVDVVERNQGQVEEQGMQAFSALMGEAMGALGGSADGDQVSQLLREEIQKRA
- a CDS encoding formate/nitrite transporter family protein: MTDSDEGVSPSGATLSYGNILEREIQNALKEMRRPRGGLFLSGLSAGLTVSFGALFMGMALTFSGGFESMLTQQVTLASVSSIGFLFVILGQTELFTAHTTMAVLPVLDGRASVVDLARLWAVVYASNLLGCAAFAGLIALVGPPMDIVDARAFGSLARALVPLSWWVILLSGVVAGWLMGLVTWLVAASRDTVSRVLLTVVVTAGIGFGPFHHSLLGTTEVLSALFLGTGVTLAEYAHFLGWTTLGNVVGGSVFVGLLNYGHAAFSGEETDTAAGE
- a CDS encoding DUF1345 domain-containing protein: MALHTAFALHYAAEYYRTADDGLALPGTDRPGQSDFAYFAFVLGTSRGVRPTFVRNRNHAGVPTHYSPAAVSVSSPENAAWP
- a CDS encoding phosphatase PAP2 family protein; amino-acid sequence: MFASLPLGTQFTLLVAVPSVAAMLVGKRLFLPDERFRTLLVDFLKTDWKYLGVAWIVTEIVNTLAMHFHVARTFTGAIYAVEGATVAAFQAVTATPLTVLATGVYLVGFPFVVLFTYFKLKAHDEEEAHRYALAYIIVVVTAVPFFLLFPVKVSSLYLSTVEPLMYELSPAIQYGIFSTDTLVKAFPSLHTGLSVLAALYAQKADTRYAYTAGVLAVAIVLSTLYLGVHWVTDAAFAVLLVWVAYRLSRRVSDPRWSVVTREVVSGVRRRTPL